The Campylobacter sp. CN_NE2 genome contains a region encoding:
- a CDS encoding adenylosuccinate synthase has product MSKADLILGVQWGDEGKGKIVDMICADYDFVCRSGGGHNAGHTIWVNGTKYALHLVPSGILNKNTINIIGNGVVVNPDVLITEMAQFENLQGRFFISEKAHLNLSFHSLIDQAKEKLKGDKAIGTTGKGIGPAYADKINRTGHRVGELLEPEKLSEALSRDFAANKYIFDMLGINLPSKLEIYEELKRFKNTLAPYIADTTNMIWKALSENKKVLVEGAQGSLLDIDHGTYPYVTSSNTVAAGACSGLGLSPKDIGEVIGIVKAYTTRVGNGAFPTEDKGTQGDIMCEVGKEFGTTTGRRRRCGWFDAVGVKYASRLSGIDKFALMKLDVLDGFEKIKICKAYKLGEKIIDYFPVNLDEVEPIYEEMDGWESVKGVSKFEDLPKNAQIYIKKIEELTGVKVGFISTSPERTDTIIL; this is encoded by the coding sequence ATGAGTAAGGCTGATTTGATTTTAGGCGTTCAATGGGGCGATGAAGGCAAAGGCAAAATCGTCGATATGATTTGTGCTGATTATGATTTTGTTTGCAGAAGTGGCGGCGGACACAACGCAGGACACACGATTTGGGTAAATGGCACAAAATATGCACTTCATTTGGTACCAAGTGGGATTTTAAATAAAAATACAATCAATATCATAGGAAACGGCGTTGTGGTCAATCCTGATGTTTTAATCACCGAAATGGCGCAGTTTGAGAATTTGCAAGGCAGATTTTTTATAAGCGAAAAAGCACATTTAAATTTAAGTTTTCACTCGCTCATAGATCAAGCAAAAGAAAAATTAAAAGGCGATAAAGCTATTGGCACGACAGGCAAAGGCATAGGTCCAGCCTATGCTGATAAAATCAACCGAACAGGTCATAGAGTGGGCGAACTTTTAGAGCCTGAAAAACTTAGCGAAGCCTTATCAAGGGATTTTGCGGCAAATAAATATATTTTTGATATGCTTGGCATAAATTTGCCGTCAAAACTTGAAATTTACGAAGAGCTAAAAAGATTTAAAAACACTCTTGCGCCATACATTGCAGATACTACAAATATGATTTGGAAAGCTTTGAGTGAAAACAAAAAGGTTTTAGTCGAGGGCGCACAAGGAAGTTTGCTTGATATTGATCATGGAACTTACCCTTATGTAACTAGCTCAAACACCGTTGCAGCGGGTGCTTGTAGTGGCTTGGGGCTTTCTCCAAAAGATATAGGCGAAGTCATCGGTATAGTAAAAGCCTACACTACACGCGTTGGAAACGGCGCATTTCCTACCGAAGATAAAGGCACACAAGGCGATATTATGTGCGAAGTAGGAAAAGAATTTGGCACGACAACAGGCAGACGAAGAAGATGCGGTTGGTTTGACGCTGTGGGTGTTAAATATGCTTCAAGGCTTAGCGGAATCGATAAATTTGCGCTGATGAAACTTGATGTTTTAGACGGATTTGAAAAAATCAAAATTTGCAAAGCTTATAAACTTGGCGAAAAGATAATTGATTATTTTCCTGTAAATTTAGACGAAGTCGAGCCGATTTATGAAGAAATGGACGGCTGGGAGAGCGTAAAAGGCGTCTCTAAATTTGAAGATTTGCCAAAAAATGCGCAAATTTACATTAAAAAAATAGAAGAATTAACAGGCGTTAAAGTTGGGTTTATTTCAACTAGCCCAGAGCGAACCGACACGATTATTTTATAA
- a CDS encoding DUF507 family protein — MRIRLSHVPYIAHKIAIDLVNSGFVTLTSGLEPVSKTADEILRSDLMKERAIEERANEIIDARIDEMDSMQVDKKNMFWLIKKKLAEEANFSLNYEDRYSNLSHEILETIWKKSLIDYSVSENKVKNVIYISIEDYLKNFEKIEDIVIEKIEGYKRKLIPGTEEYDMVFEKLYEEELRKKGMF; from the coding sequence ATGCGTATAAGATTATCACATGTCCCGTATATCGCACATAAGATTGCGATTGATTTAGTGAATTCAGGGTTTGTTACGCTTACTAGCGGTTTAGAGCCTGTCTCAAAAACAGCAGATGAAATTTTGCGAAGTGATTTGATGAAGGAAAGAGCCATAGAAGAAAGGGCAAATGAAATCATCGACGCGCGAATCGATGAAATGGATAGTATGCAAGTTGATAAGAAAAATATGTTTTGGCTTATAAAGAAAAAACTTGCCGAAGAAGCAAATTTCAGTCTTAATTACGAAGATAGATACTCAAATTTATCGCATGAAATTTTAGAAACTATTTGGAAAAAAAGCTTGATTGATTACTCTGTTTCGGAAAACAAAGTAAAAAATGTGATTTATATTTCGATTGAAGACTATCTTAAAAATTTCGAAAAAATCGAAGATATAGTTATCGAAAAAATCGAAGGTTATAAACGAAAATTAATCCCCGGAACCGAAGAATACGATATGGTTTTTGAAAAACTCTATGAAGAAGAATTACGCAAAAAAGGTATGTTTTAA
- the carA gene encoding glutamine-hydrolyzing carbamoyl-phosphate synthase small subunit, whose translation MKAYIYIENGVYLEAKAFGKGGSAFGELVFNTSITGYQEIISDPSYAGQFIVFTMPEIGIVGTNSFDNESSKIHASGIFIRNFNNNPSNFRNEANLEEYFIKNGKFGVYDIDTRYLTKMLRDQGNLRVFVSTEISDKEMLKNALANSARIEEVNYVSIVSTKKGYAHENGSWDYAKNEYKKIESCGKKVAVMDYGVKRNILNELGTLGIQTQIFPHDTKADTLIDKFKKGEIHGIFLSNGPGEPKMLKAEIAEIKKMIEAKIPIFGICLGHQLLSNAMGYETYKLKFGQHGANHPVQNQFSKSIEITAQNHNYNVPESIAEVAEITHRNLFDGTIEGVRYKNYPVFSVQHHPEASSGPNESKYIFKEFLEIL comes from the coding sequence ATGAAAGCTTATATTTATATTGAAAACGGCGTGTATTTGGAAGCAAAGGCTTTTGGTAAGGGCGGAAGTGCATTTGGCGAACTTGTGTTTAACACTTCAATTACCGGCTATCAAGAAATAATCTCTGATCCAAGTTATGCCGGGCAGTTTATAGTTTTTACTATGCCCGAAATCGGCATTGTCGGCACAAATAGTTTTGATAACGAAAGCTCAAAAATTCACGCAAGTGGAATTTTTATCAGAAATTTTAATAACAACCCGTCAAATTTTAGAAACGAAGCAAATTTAGAAGAGTATTTTATCAAAAACGGCAAATTTGGAGTTTATGACATTGATACTAGATATTTAACCAAAATGCTTCGCGATCAAGGCAATTTGCGTGTTTTTGTTTCAACCGAAATCAGCGATAAAGAGATGCTAAAAAATGCTTTGGCAAATTCAGCTAGAATCGAAGAGGTAAATTATGTCAGCATTGTTAGCACCAAAAAGGGCTACGCTCACGAAAACGGCTCTTGGGATTATGCTAAAAATGAGTATAAAAAAATCGAATCTTGTGGCAAAAAAGTCGCCGTTATGGACTATGGCGTAAAGCGAAATATCTTAAATGAGCTTGGAACGCTTGGCATACAAACTCAAATTTTCCCGCACGATACCAAAGCAGATACGCTAATTGATAAATTTAAAAAAGGCGAAATTCACGGAATTTTTCTTTCTAATGGCCCCGGGGAGCCAAAAATGCTAAAAGCCGAAATCGCCGAAATCAAAAAAATGATAGAAGCAAAAATTCCTATTTTTGGAATTTGCCTAGGACATCAGCTTTTAAGCAATGCAATGGGCTATGAAACTTACAAGCTAAAATTCGGACAACACGGCGCAAACCACCCCGTGCAAAATCAATTTAGCAAATCAATCGAAATCACGGCACAAAACCATAACTACAATGTCCCTGAAAGTATCGCAGAAGTCGCCGAGATAACGCATAGAAATCTATTTGACGGCACGATTGAAGGTGTGAGATATAAAAACTATCCTGTTTTTTCAGTCCAACACCACCCCGAAGCCAGTTCAGGACCAAACGAAAGCAAATATATTTTTAAAGAATTTTTAGAAATTTTATAA
- a CDS encoding sulfite exporter TauE/SafE family protein has translation MSNLISIIPMAVLMSFGHCLGMCGGFVIAYNTKLTKKTKFQAFIYALSYHLSRVLAYVSLGILGGFFGSIFKFSQKSMGYLHFFIGILFIVFGVALLMRGKLLKFIENDKIWSKFLAKPAKFAMQSSSYFSFCLLGFLNGLLPCGVVYTALAMAIMSADIAQGALIMAVFGICTLPTLLSFSFVINLLGLKFKNAMLTLSAIFIIAYGIYKAFTGFMATI, from the coding sequence ATGTCAAATTTAATTAGCATTATTCCTATGGCAGTGTTGATGAGCTTTGGACACTGCCTTGGAATGTGCGGCGGTTTTGTCATCGCATACAACACAAAACTAACAAAAAAAACCAAATTCCAAGCCTTTATTTACGCTTTAAGTTACCATTTAAGCAGAGTTTTGGCTTATGTTAGTTTAGGAATTTTAGGCGGATTTTTTGGCTCGATTTTTAAATTTAGCCAAAAAAGTATGGGCTATTTGCACTTTTTTATCGGAATTTTGTTTATTGTTTTTGGAGTCGCACTTTTAATGCGTGGCAAACTTTTAAAATTTATAGAAAACGATAAAATTTGGTCTAAATTTTTAGCCAAACCTGCCAAATTTGCTATGCAAAGCAGTAGTTATTTTAGCTTTTGTCTGCTTGGTTTTTTAAACGGACTTTTGCCGTGCGGGGTGGTTTATACAGCCCTTGCTATGGCGATTATGTCGGCAGATATAGCACAAGGCGCACTCATAATGGCAGTTTTTGGAATTTGCACACTTCCTACGCTGTTAAGTTTTTCTTTTGTGATAAATTTATTAGGTTTAAAGTTCAAAAACGCTATGCTAACGCTGTCGGCAATTTTTATAATTGCTTATGGAATATATAAGGCATTTACGGGGTTTATGGCGACAATATGA
- a CDS encoding PAS domain-containing sensor histidine kinase, translating into MKKTQAKLKQYQDAIDASNIVSKTDINGIITFVNDEFCKISGYSRQELIGSPHNIVRHPDVKKSVFKKLWETILAKKVYKGIVKNLSKDGRAFYLNATIIPILDDNGEIEEFVAIRHDVTNVILLNEHLTQLRVELNELNQSLENKVKEQTKELTILNANLEKRVEEEIAKNEQSSRIMFRQSRLASMGEMMANIAHQWRQPLSELSIDLFKMKQNLEDKDGFLDTYEHAKQVIKNMSNTIDDFRNFFNANKPVENFLVSSCVDDAMIMLKGTLDRNDIKIDVKSQKNVFVYGHQSELTQVFMNILINAKDAFKNSEIKSKKIQISIKSNDKFAIIDIKDNAGAIKDEIMERIFEPYFTTKHKSSGTGLGLYMSKMIVEHMKGEIIAENLKNWVNFKIILPLAKEEESV; encoded by the coding sequence ATGAAAAAAACTCAGGCAAAATTAAAGCAATACCAAGATGCGATTGACGCAAGTAATATTGTTTCAAAAACCGACATTAACGGTATTATAACCTTTGTAAATGATGAATTTTGCAAAATTAGCGGTTATTCTAGACAAGAACTTATCGGTTCTCCGCATAACATTGTCCGCCATCCCGATGTCAAAAAATCAGTTTTTAAAAAGCTTTGGGAGACCATTTTAGCCAAAAAAGTTTATAAAGGTATAGTTAAAAATTTATCAAAAGACGGCAGAGCATTTTATCTAAATGCAACGATTATTCCGATTTTAGATGATAACGGCGAGATAGAAGAATTTGTTGCTATTCGCCACGATGTAACAAATGTTATTTTGCTTAACGAACACCTTACACAGCTTAGAGTAGAGTTAAACGAGTTAAATCAATCACTAGAAAATAAAGTAAAAGAACAAACCAAAGAACTTACCATATTAAATGCAAATTTGGAAAAAAGAGTAGAAGAAGAGATTGCTAAAAATGAGCAAAGTAGTCGTATTATGTTTAGGCAGTCTCGCCTTGCTTCTATGGGCGAAATGATGGCAAATATCGCTCATCAGTGGCGTCAGCCGTTAAGCGAACTTAGTATTGATCTTTTTAAAATGAAGCAAAATTTGGAAGATAAAGATGGGTTTTTAGATACTTACGAACATGCAAAACAGGTCATCAAAAACATGTCCAATACGATTGATGATTTTAGAAATTTCTTCAACGCAAACAAGCCGGTTGAAAATTTTTTGGTTAGTAGTTGTGTTGATGATGCTATGATTATGTTAAAAGGAACGCTTGATAGAAATGATATAAAAATCGATGTGAAAAGTCAAAAAAATGTTTTTGTATATGGTCATCAAAGCGAACTTACACAAGTTTTTATGAATATTTTAATAAATGCAAAAGACGCATTTAAAAATAGTGAAATAAAAAGTAAAAAAATTCAAATTTCAATCAAATCAAACGATAAATTTGCGATTATCGATATAAAAGACAACGCAGGAGCCATAAAAGACGAGATTATGGAAAGAATTTTTGAGCCTTATTTTACGACTAAGCATAAATCTTCCGGTACCGGACTTGGGCTGTATATGTCAAAAATGATAGTTGAGCACATGAAAGGCGAGATAATCGCAGAAAATTTGAAAAATTGGG